AGCCGTCTTGTAAGTGTAGAAAGCAAACATTGTTGTCATATATTTACCTGTAAGTTGTATAGGTTTATTTGAGTGGTTATAATGTATATGTTGAATGAAGTATTCCATGGTTTTTGATTGTGAACTATGCCAGATGAATAAAAAACACTGGTTTGTACCTGGGTGTGGAATTTATAAGTTCTTCACAAGACTGATGATTCCTACAGTCCTGCTGTAAAAAAGTTATTGCTTCTTATCTCTGCATAAGGTTCATTTTCCATTGTGTGATTGTGTGCAATCTTGATGTTGGGCATTTTCTCCACCTTTTGACTGTGCCAAATCCAATCTCCACAGTTTTGGCCAATTATTCAAATCGCATGCTTAGTTTTGCTAAATCTGCTATAATAATTATTCCATTCCACTGTTATGAAGCCGTGTGACTAATCGTCAGCTAGTTGATTAATCGGATAGGGAGCACCAGAGGACGCATTGGAGCAAGGGCAGCTACAGGGTGCCACTTGGCAGGACTGGTTTATCGAGCCCATTGAGTGAAAGGGGGATGAGAGGATTGCCGGGTCCATTGGGCACAGCAAGTAGTAGCAGACTAGCAGTAGAAGTAACTGGTATATGTAGTGACAGTCTGAAGTCAACTAAATGACAGTCACGACTACCCTTGGAAGAATGGGAATCGACTTTACTGACTAAAAAACCGTCTATTCTAATATTCCACAGGACAAAACTGTAGGCTATACTTATTGCCTTTCTTGGGCATTCAAATGGACAGTGAAATACATACTGATGGAAATTGCAGTCTATACTTTATACTGTTGCAGTATGGTGTTAATATCCCAACCCGCTTACGCACATGTACAAGGAAGCAGATGGGTAATGCTGAAGTTCCAACAATCTCTGGCAAAAATACGTGTTCAGTTTGGTACATGTTGATAGGTTGCTGAATTGTTGAGTGTCCTGTTGTTTGATCTTGAAATAAGCAAGATAGATGTGCTGACTGTAGTCTGATGTGGGGAAGGTAATCAAAGCGCTCTAGAGGATAACTACTCACATTCCTGTTGGGACACGAGGAAGTTCCCAAAAATcctcaaaaataattcatggaCATAGTGCACACTAGGGTGTGAGTGCTTGTGAATTCCCTGCAACATGTGTTGGTATACGTACAAAgaacaaatgaaacaaaaatacAGAGAAAACTATGTCCTGAGCTTTTTTGTGAGGGTATCAATTATTTGCCACCCCTAAGATTGATTCTTATGAGGATGTGCCACTCAAATGTCCACACAATGTACCGTATGACTAAAATTTGGAAAGTGTAGGTGGCATAACTTATACAATAAGAAAATTTTCTTAGATTTTTGGGACATATCTTATGTTGTATCTATATAATGAGGGTGGTTAGCCACTTTAGTTACCTTGAATCCTTGATTGTGGAAAGTCTGTTCCAGTATACCCCTCCTGGCTTTGGCGTTCTTTTACTAGATATGTCTTACTTGATCCTGGATCCTACTTATTATTCAGCTCAGTCAGTTGTTAAGTGTCTCAACTTTGTTGATGTTTCTGAATGCTGTCCTTTGAGAAAGCTATATCTTTTGCGCATACTGCAGCAGTTACTTTTGTTGTTGAAGTATTCTATTCTTCCAttgattataatatatacaaatgaTCTTTGATTATTTCAGATAGACCACAAGAGTACTTTCGGATAAGGGAAAGGAGGTTGTGCACCAGGAACTACTTCTTTATCGGACTAATAAAGAAGGGTTAAAATGACTGGTGAAACAAGGAAAGAACGGTCCAAGTGGGATACAAAAGGACCTCCTGATATAGTGGAGATCAGTGAAGATGAGTCTCTTCCTATGAATATGGATGATCATAAAAAGGGCAATGATTTGCCCCCTTCTCAGGATTTTGGTCATGGTAATGACAAGCAAATTGGTGAATCTGTGAACCTCAAATCTACTGTCTCTATGCACCATGGTAGCACTGGACATGAGCATGATCGAGCTGATGGACTCAACAAAGATATCAAGGAAAGGTCATCCAAGGCATCCTCTGAAAGATTGCCTCTTAGAATGGGTGATGAGGATCATAATAAAAATGACTGGCACAACAGAGGCTTTGAAAAGGCAGCTGGTAACCAAGGTATGGGCAGATATGCAGATGACAGAAGACGGGGTGATGGGTGGGGTACAACTCTTAGCCGTGGTTATTCTTCTAGGATATCATCATCTGGTCCAGATGCGTGGAAGAGAAGTCGCAGTCCACTATCTCCAAGAGGTGGTTGGAACAGGTCACGCAGGTGTGTTTGAACAagtaattagtttaattaactGTGCAACTGGTAACTTTTTTCTTGTATATTGTGTAGCAGCTGTTGGAGATGATTTTAAAATGAAATTTACCAAGAATGAAATATCCAAGATAGATTTTATGGTTTGTTTGTTCTATAAATGTCAAAGATGATGCTCACATAAGAAGTTTTTACAATTTCTATGGAATACATTTATTTGAAATTCTAATGAAAAATTCAATTTACTAGTTTCTTTTCCCTGTCtctttaatatatttgttttcttttacacTTTACAGGAACAGAAGCCGTTCTAGAAGTagaagcagaagcaggagcATAGGGCGAGGTAGAGgtagaagcagaagcagaagcagaagtcCTTATTTCAGTGACCGTGGATCTGAATGGAGGGTTGAGAGAGGCAGATCATCTGGAGGACCTGCTCTTCCCTGTAGGGATTTTGTAGCTGGTAGATGCAGAAGAGGCTCAAATTGCAGGTTCCCTCATGAAGATGGTGTGCGCAGGCAGCTTGATGAGCATTATCCTGTAGATTCAAGGGAAAGGTATGGGCATCAGAATAGGGACTTCATGGATCCACGAGAACAAGATGACTATTTAAGGAGTAGGCCACTTCGAGGTGGCCATTATGATGAAGGAACTTGGGAAAGATCTGAACCTCGAAGGGAGTATCGGTCTACGATGCCATGCCATGATTTTGTCAAAGGAAGATGCAGTAGGGGTGCAAATTGCCGATATGTTCATGATGATTCCACCTCTCATGGTGGATGGAGAGATGAGGTTAGGGATAATGCTATTGGTAGAAGTGGCCCTGATTCATCATATGGGAACAGGACTGAGCACCGTAGAACAAATAAAAACCCCTGCAAATTTTTTGCTAACGGTGGATGCCGTCGTGGCCAAAATTGCCCATATCTCCACGAGGAAGCTTCCCAGAGCCAAATGGGACTGGGTGCACCTGATGAGCCTGGTTACACTGGTGGGCCTACAACAAGAGGAGATTACTTGAGCTGGAGTGAACAAAATAATTCTGTGCAGGCAAGTTCTCATGTTTTGTCAAGAGATGACAGAGAAAACCCTGTTCCTCAGGGTACTGGCAGAAATGATTCTCGATATGAGAACAAAAACCGGCATTCCAAAGATGCTGGAAGTAGTCAATACCAGATATTCCCTCAGGATGATTTTGGTTCAGTAGGGCAAAACAAACCTGAAATAGCTGCTTCACAACTGCCACAGTTCATTCCTTCTGTCCAAACAGGCACAGAGAGCATAAACATTGACAAGGTATCTGACATGGGTGGTCAGAGTGGACCTGGAACCGTTGGCAATTTGAGTATGCAAATTGGGATGCATTCTGCTAATCTTTTAGGAGGGCATAACTTGGGCCAAAAAGCAGAGAGCCAAGATGCAATTTCTCAAATTTCTGCTGCACCATCTCTTCCGGGCGCCACCCAATTGCAGAATACTACGTCCTCAGTGCCTTTGAATAGCCAAGTGCAGCAAAGTGACTTTTCATTACATCCAAA
The Oryza glaberrima chromosome 8, OglaRS2, whole genome shotgun sequence DNA segment above includes these coding regions:
- the LOC127782147 gene encoding zinc finger CCCH domain-containing protein 55; the encoded protein is MTGETRKERSKWDTKGPPDIVEISEDESLPMNMDDHKKGNDLPPSQDFGHGNDKQIGESVNLKSTVSMHHGSTGHEHDRADGLNKDIKERSSKASSERLPLRMGDEDHNKNDWHNRGFEKAAGNQGMGRYADDRRRGDGWGTTLSRGYSSRISSSGPDAWKRSRSPLSPRGGWNRSRRNRSRSRSRSRSRSIGRGRGRSRSRSRSPYFSDRGSEWRVERGRSSGGPALPCRDFVAGRCRRGSNCRFPHEDGVRRQLDEHYPVDSRERYGHQNRDFMDPREQDDYLRSRPLRGGHYDEGTWERSEPRREYRSTMPCHDFVKGRCSRGANCRYVHDDSTSHGGWRDEVRDNAIGRSGPDSSYGNRTEHRRTNKNPCKFFANGGCRRGQNCPYLHEEASQSQMGLGAPDEPGYTGGPTTRGDYLSWSEQNNSVQASSHVLSRDDRENPVPQGTGRNDSRYENKNRHSKDAGSSQYQIFPQDDFGSVGQNKPEIAASQLPQFIPSVQTGTESINIDKVSDMGGQSGPGTVGNLSMQIGMHSANLLGGHNLGQKAESQDAISQISAAPSLPGATQLQNTTSSVPLNSQVQQSDFSLHPNRQDQFAVPLATTNNSAPSMQSQPVAPYMGHSQHGYIMGAQSLPDLSVHNGQIFNVGQVPQNLPTIVHAGQNQATSDTANLGRDSGDQSLHNTHNFQPVAPNEQTQSQTLQGLSVVASSSSVDMAGAPLSHNAVSSQEEVRRVTASLAQYFVPSLTADTSGLQSSQPDPNSSLMNNSSAAPQAVQPNHWPWLQQAGMVQPSHIVPSEQPAPQTFQAPMAAGSSNGNPLILPHSVAPTGPAAALATNETTPAENKKEEPKDTDAEANEYGENKKSKDSKALKMFKLALADFVKDALKPTWKEGQMSREVHKTIVKKVVDKVTTTVENTPQTKEKIDIYMSYSREKLNKLVQAYVGKYAKKD